CGCCGCCGCCAAATTTCGTGAGCACAGCGGCATCGGCCCCGAGCCCCCACTTGGCAAAATTCGCCGCCGCATGGCAGTTGCGGTCACGATCATCGTTGTCGGTGGCGGCAATCGTCCCGACTGTTCCAACAAAATTAAGCTCGCGTTCTTGGTGCCGCCGGTAGAGGTCGCAGATCACCGGGTGGTTTTGATAAAAATACGTTTCCTGCCCGCCAAGCGAGAGGACATACGCGGGCACAATCGCCCCGTCGAGCCACTCGTTCGGATGAAGAAGGAGCGGCATCATTCCGTTCGTGTTGACGCCGTAGACAATCTGCTCGTCCACCTCGGGGGAGCGCTGGCGCGAATATATTTGACCGACATAGGCGACCCGCGGCAGCCCTTCTCGGCCCGCCTCGGCGGGACCAACAGGGCCCAAAATCTCCGAGCTGGCTGGCGTCTCATCCATCCCCGCACTGGCGAGATAAACCGCCGCCTTCACGCTCGCCAAACGGCCCGCGTTCATTCTGACATGGGGGGCCAGCTCTGCTCTGGTGCGCGAGGTCATAATGAGATGGTGAAGTGTCGCGTAGTGCGAGTGTTCCGAGGCCGGGCCGCTCATCTCTAAAATGCGGTCCTGCCGCCCGCTGCGCTCGGCGGCGGAGAGCTCGTTCAAAACCGTGACCGCCGCCCCCTCAAGGACATGCGTTGTGCCGTGTCCCGCCGTGGCAACCTCCCCCAGGATACCGGGAAAATCGGGGCTCCCGCCGGGCGCTTTTGCACGGGGCTCGATGATGTCGAACACCGATCCGGCCCGGGCATCCTCACCAGGGTGAACGATTTCAAAATCAGCCCCCACAAGGCGATCATCCTCTAAAAGATGGGCGCGAAGCTCTCCTTCGTTGATGATGAGGGTTGTACCATCGAGGCGCGTAGCGCCCCCGAACTGAATATCTGTAACCTGATGCCGGGCTATCGTTAGTTCCATATTCTTTTCACTCCTCGTGTGTGACCCATTATGCGCACGGGTGCCCCGCTCTTTTCAAGTCGCCTGCAGCGGCATAACCGCTCTGAGTAGGAACTAAATCAACTCACCCAGCGCCCGGCCATAGGAGGCGGCATAGACGCCATAGGGGGTGAGGTCTTCGGTGAACGCGGCAAGGGCCCGGAGGGCAGCCTCTCGGTATTTTGATTGCCCTGAGGCCTTGGCGAGTTTGAAGAAGAAGCGGGCGGCAAGGCCGTTTTCGGCAACCAGCGTGAGCGGGTGGCGTAGGTGTGCCGGGCCAAGTTGCCCGATGTCATGAAACCCGCCAGATGGGTTTGCGTTAAAGGCGAGCAGAACATCGGCAAGGAGAAGGGCTCGCTCTAGGTAAACGGTATTCTTCTCCTCCCGGTGGGCATCAAGCATGGCGAGGCCGGTCGTGGCCTGATCGATTAAAAGGCCGGGGGCTTGCGCCTCGCCGTCGAAATAATGGGACATCGGGCCAATAAAAAATCGGCAATGGGACCAAAGAAATTCTAATATTTCTAGCGCACGTTTTTTTAATTTCGGGCGCTCAAGGACACGGGCGGCCTCAAAATACGCAGAGGCGGCAAGGGCGTTGGCATCGGTATAGATAAGCTCGTCGATTATCGAGTACCACCTGGCGGGGTCAGCTGACGCAGGATCGCCGCCCGGTGGGCGCACAAAATCCTCGCAACCGAAAAACGAGACGCTTGCGGGCGAGTCGCTCGGAGCCGAGTGGCTCGGAGCCGAGAGAGTGGTGTCCATGTATTCAACGATTTCACCTGCGAGATTTCGGTACTCATCGCGGCCAGAGAGCCGGAAGAGATAGAGGCAGTTACTCAAAACACCGGCATGGTCGGCGAGGAGCTTTTCGCGATGGGGCTCGCTCCAATCGGGTTTGGATGAATAACGGAAAAAACCGC
The sequence above is drawn from the Nitrospinaceae bacterium genome and encodes:
- a CDS encoding thioredoxin domain-containing protein, whose protein sequence is MIRYSPNPNTAHLIRWREWGPEAFESACEQDKPVMLLIGAFWCAFCQRMDETAFSDEEVAALLNAYFVPVRCENAQRPDVDVRYNHNGWPTIIFMAPGGEPLATVNYLDTEDFANVLVRVHTAYQAAKDNFSSAAPPAEVPSTEAPATETTELKVHVPKSDKPHLEAISEISAALMAMADSENGGFGSEHRFPHPEALDFLLYRYETTGEARYLDHVALTLDKLRAGATWDARGGGFFRYSSKPDWSEPHREKLLADHAGVLSNCLYLFRLSGRDEYRNLAGEIVEYMDTTLSAPSHSAPSDSPASVSFFGCEDFVRPPGGDPASADPARWYSIIDELIYTDANALAASAYFEAARVLERPKLKKRALEILEFLWSHCRFFIGPMSHYFDGEAQAPGLLIDQATTGLAMLDAHREEKNTVYLERALLLADVLLAFNANPSGGFHDIGQLGPAHLRHPLTLVAENGLAARFFFKLAKASGQSKYREAALRALAAFTEDLTPYGVYAASYGRALGELI